One Edaphobacter flagellatus genomic region harbors:
- a CDS encoding DUF2339 domain-containing protein, with protein sequence MDSEDFSPQTQAQLAAQLRLLSNRVDELEHQLAQLRAAGPLPIAEPAATSVPPPPPPPRPETVQPVPPDAVAPIPPPPSLNTLSPAPQPSLESRLGAQIFNRIGIVALLFAATLGLKLAIDNQWIGPVGRILIGLIAGAGIVVWSERFRRKGFSAFSYSLKAVGSGVLYLALWAAFQLYHLLPPSAALFGMILVTAWNAYMAWAQDAELLAAYAVAGGFATPLLLSTGGNHEVFLFTYLLAIDIAIAMLVRVKPWERLLLMAFPGTVLFFIGWYWSHYHEPAFAVTTLFIALFFLTFVSISVKAVTPDAPTPKARRFGSHIRNILLPLGNAAFVSLALYSVMQDSDRHWFLPWLMLILAAAYLLITRLPQSAVAAALHLSLAVVFLTIAIPLKASGHWITVAWLVEGVALLWVATRLQSPAHASSGRVLQWLSAGSFVLGLGGLIASPYWFGGGASLSFFNHNLATALIAVAAFVAAAWMSLRVSASSQDPFQTWQRFALASYVAIGGIAILLSLREVVTHAAYVLLPAFANADFGMALLAIAILGALAWASLRIARGNEASHLWPQLAAGSIIIINLVAVLTGVREISALWPSTAANPDLELQRALAVSAFLMIYGAALLAIGFWRRTAFIRWQALVLLVFTIGKTFLYDMRNLSQGYRFASFLALGVILMAISFAYQKDWLGLREPAKPAPDSEGGAR encoded by the coding sequence ATGGATTCGGAGGACTTCTCCCCTCAGACGCAGGCACAGCTGGCAGCCCAGCTGCGCCTGCTCAGCAACCGAGTCGACGAGCTTGAGCATCAACTCGCCCAGCTTCGCGCGGCTGGCCCTCTGCCCATCGCAGAGCCTGCGGCCACATCAGTTCCGCCACCGCCACCACCGCCGCGGCCAGAGACCGTTCAGCCGGTCCCGCCCGACGCCGTCGCTCCGATCCCGCCACCGCCGTCGCTCAACACGCTTTCGCCCGCCCCGCAGCCATCACTCGAAAGCCGCCTTGGCGCACAGATCTTCAACCGTATTGGCATCGTCGCGCTGCTCTTCGCCGCCACGCTCGGCCTCAAGCTCGCCATCGACAACCAGTGGATCGGCCCGGTGGGCCGCATCCTCATCGGGCTTATCGCAGGAGCGGGCATCGTCGTCTGGTCGGAGCGATTCCGCCGCAAAGGCTTCTCCGCCTTCTCCTACTCCTTGAAGGCCGTTGGCAGCGGCGTGCTCTATCTGGCGCTCTGGGCTGCCTTCCAGCTCTATCACCTGCTGCCGCCAAGCGCAGCGCTCTTCGGCATGATCCTCGTCACCGCATGGAATGCTTACATGGCCTGGGCGCAGGACGCCGAGTTGCTCGCCGCCTATGCCGTCGCCGGTGGCTTTGCGACGCCTCTCCTGCTCTCGACGGGTGGCAATCACGAGGTATTCCTCTTCACCTACCTCCTCGCCATTGACATCGCGATTGCCATGCTCGTTCGTGTGAAGCCCTGGGAACGCCTCCTCCTGATGGCCTTTCCCGGGACCGTTCTCTTCTTCATCGGTTGGTACTGGAGCCACTACCACGAGCCCGCATTCGCCGTCACGACGCTCTTCATCGCACTCTTCTTCCTCACCTTCGTCAGCATCTCCGTCAAAGCCGTAACGCCCGACGCCCCAACGCCTAAGGCTCGCCGTTTCGGCTCTCACATTCGCAACATCCTTCTACCGCTCGGCAACGCAGCCTTCGTCTCTCTCGCGCTCTACTCCGTCATGCAGGACTCCGACCGGCACTGGTTCCTGCCCTGGCTGATGCTTATCCTCGCCGCGGCTTATCTGCTCATCACGCGCCTGCCGCAGAGCGCCGTCGCCGCCGCCCTCCATCTCTCGCTCGCCGTCGTCTTCCTCACCATTGCGATTCCGCTCAAGGCCAGCGGCCACTGGATCACCGTTGCATGGCTGGTCGAAGGTGTTGCGCTGCTCTGGGTAGCAACCCGCCTTCAGTCTCCCGCGCACGCCAGCTCAGGACGCGTCCTCCAGTGGCTCTCCGCGGGCTCCTTCGTCCTCGGCCTCGGCGGATTGATCGCCTCCCCGTATTGGTTCGGAGGGGGAGCGTCTCTCTCCTTCTTCAATCACAACCTCGCCACTGCGCTCATTGCCGTTGCCGCCTTTGTCGCCGCAGCGTGGATGTCACTGCGTGTATCCGCATCCTCACAAGACCCGTTCCAGACCTGGCAGCGCTTTGCCCTCGCCTCCTATGTCGCCATCGGAGGCATCGCCATCCTTCTCTCCCTGCGTGAAGTCGTGACCCACGCTGCCTATGTTCTGCTCCCGGCCTTCGCCAACGCCGACTTCGGCATGGCCCTCCTCGCCATCGCCATCCTTGGTGCTCTTGCCTGGGCTTCTCTCCGCATTGCACGCGGTAACGAAGCCTCGCATCTCTGGCCGCAGCTCGCCGCTGGTTCAATCATCATCATCAATCTCGTCGCGGTCTTAACCGGCGTGCGCGAGATCTCAGCACTCTGGCCCTCCACCGCGGCCAATCCTGACCTGGAACTCCAGCGAGCACTCGCCGTCTCCGCCTTCCTCATGATCTATGGAGCCGCACTTCTCGCCATCGGCTTCTGGCGTCGCACCGCCTTCATCCGCTGGCAGGCGCTTGTGCTGCTCGTCTTCACGATCGGCAAGACCTTCCTCTACGACATGCGCAACCTCAGCCAGGGCTACCGTTTTGCCAGTTTCCTCGCGTTGGGTGTCATCCTGATGGCGATCAGCTTCGCCTATCAGAAAGACTGGCTCGGCCTGCGTGAGCCCGCAAAACCGGCCCCCGATTCCGAAGGAGGAGCCCGTTGA